Within the Anaerolineae bacterium genome, the region ATGAGGCCGGCTGGCTGGGACAGAACCGCGAGACACTCACCGAACTCACGACTGAGGCTGAGGCCACCGAGCGGTAGAGGACAGCACACAGAACAGAGAGGAGGCTCACGATGGCGTTCGTTACCGGATTGATGCTGATAGACGCTCCCGCTTCCGCCCTCAACAACTTGGGCAGCATTCCGGGAGCCCGTACCGACAACACGGTCGGTGTGAAGATGATCCGCGCTGGCGATGGCGCCTATCCCTACGTGTCAGCCCAGGCGTTCCGCTACTGGCTGAGGCGGACCCTGGAGAGCGCACACCTGGGCTGGCAGGCAGCACCTGTCTACCGCGAGGAGAAAGTCGCCTACACCGACGCCAACCCCATCAAGTGGTGGGATGATGACCTCTTCGGCTACATGCGGGCTCCTTCGAAGCGCGCTTCGGCCCGCGAGAAGCGGGAAGCCGACACTTCCCGGGCGGATGAAACGCCCACCACCGAAACCGTGACTCGCGTGTCGCCCTTCCGGGTGAGCACCCTCGTCTCCATCGCGCCGGTGAGTATCACAGAAGACTTTGGCACTATGTCTCGGCAGGAGGGTGACCCGGTACCTCACGAGCACCAGTTCTATCGCACCACTCTGAAGGGGCTCTACTCCCTGGATCTGCGCGCCTGTGGGACCTTCTCCTATGCTGACCGAACCGGGTACCTGAACCTCGACGAGGAACGACTCCGCCAGGCACAGGAAGCGGGGCTCGAGCGGCTCGACTCTGTGAAATGCTACCGCCTCCCCCGCAAGGAACGCCTGCGACGGGTCGTGGCCCTCTTCGAGGGTCTGGCGCATCTGGAAGGGGGGGCCAAGCAGACTCTTCACTACACGGACGTAGCCCCAGCTCTGGTAGTCATGGCCGTCACCAAGGGCGGCAACCACGTCTTCGGACACGTCATCGGCGCCAACTCCCGCCGGCTGCCCGAACTGAAGCTCGATGCTCTCAGGGAAGCCCTGACCGTGTTCGCCGACGACATCCTGTCGGACGTGTACGTAGGCTGGGTCAAGGGGTACCTGGATGACGAGCGAGCCAAGCTGGAGGCCTTCGCCCAGACCCCCGAGGGCAGCAGAATCCAGATAAGCCACCCGCGGGAGGCCTACCAGGCACTCATCTCGGACCTGAAGGGCAATCCTCACTGGCTCGACTGAGCCGGGCGCCCAGTGCCTCCTGGGAGGTGGAACATGCGGGTACTCAAGGTAGTGGCGGAAGGGCTCACCACCTCCTTCCGCTACCCCCTCTTTATGCTGCAGGTCCATCCCACGTTCCTGATGCCGCCGCCGGCCACAATCTACGGCCACATCAGTAGCGCTCTGGGGGAGTGGTTCGACCCAGAAGGGGTACGCTTCGCCTACCACTTCCACCACGACGGCACGGTCAGGGACATCGAGCACGTCATCGTGCTCAGTGCGTCAACCGGCAAGCTGAAAGGAACCGACTACCCGAAGGTGCTGGAAGGCAACGTCAATCCTTTCGAGCGGGACATGTTCTTCCGGCCCCGGCTCACCCTGTACGTGAACCGACCGGAGTGGGAGAGCGCCTTCCGCAGCCCCCGCTATGCCGTGGCCCTGGGGCGTTCGCAAGACCTCTTCACTTACACCAGCATCGAGGTGGTCGAGCTCGAGCAGGCAGAGTGCGCCTACTTCGAGAACACCATCCTTCCCCACGAAATGGCCATCGAGGTCCAGCGCGGGCTGGCTGTTCTGATGCCCCGCTTCCTCGACTACGCCCACAACCGACGTCCTCACTTCCAGCAGTACCTGGTAGTCACGGATAGGGTGAGGCTTCCCAATGAGGAAGGACGGCGCTTCGCTCAGGAACAGCAACGGCTGTATTGGGTAGACCCCGCGTCGGAAGAGGACGACGGTGCCCACCTGGGCCTGGCCTTCCACGGCTTCCTGGAGGAAGCCCATGCCACCTGAGGCGTGGCCCAGTTGGCTCGACCACGTCTGGGCCAAGAGCCCGCCCAGAGGCGGCACCCAGGGCGAGACGCTGGCCCAGCACACCTGGGAGACCCTGGAGCGGCTGGCCGACTTTGCTCGGCTCAGGCCGGGTCTGCCCGGATCCTTGGGCCTCGAATGCCTCTGGCGTGTCCTGTTTTGGGGGGCCTTCCTGCACGACTTCGGCAAGGTCGCCGCCAAGTTCCAGGAGGTGCTGCGCAACCAGGGACGGTGGGAACACCGTCACGAAGTGCTATCGCTGGCATTCCTCGATTGGGTCGTGCTGGGGTTCAGCCAGTCAGAGCAACCCTGGCTAGTGGCCGCGGTCGCTTCCCACCACAAGGATGCCAGCGAACTGGCTGAGCTCTACGACCCACCCGAGGACCCGGAAGAAGATCAGCTGCTGGCTGCGGTGGCTGACCTGCCGGACGAGGACGTCCGCGGCCTATGGCGTTGGCTGCAATCCTGCAGCCAACGCTGGGTCAACGATCTGGGCTTCGATCGTCTAGGTGTGTCCTGTCCCCCAATGTACGGCGACGCCAGCCAGGCGTTAGCACTGGTGCGACAAAGCGGAGTGCAGCGGGTTCATCACTGGCTCCGGGTGTATCAGCGCTTCGTCAGGCAACTGCGCCAGGGCGCCGCCGCGAGAGAGGTCACTGCGGCCCTGGCGCTCCGAGGACACATCATCAACGCCGACCACAGCGCCTCCGCCCATGCCGGGCCCCTGCCTCGACCCCGGTTCGACGCCGATCGAGTGCTGGCAAGTCGAGGTCTGACGTGGGCCAACCTCGATGCACACCAGGTAGCCAGCAGCGAGACCCCAGGCTCGGCCGTGCTGATCGCGCCTACCGGCAGCGGCAAGACGGAGGCGGGCCTACTGTGGGCCGCCGCCCAGGGTAAGTCGGACGGCAGCCCCAGCCGCCTGTTCTACACTCTGCCCTATCAGGCGAGCATGAATGCCATGAAGCTGCGCCTGGATAGCACGTTCGGCCCAGCCGACGTCGGGTTGCAGCACGGGCGCAGTCTGCTCTCCCTGTATCGCATGCTCCTTGAGGAAGGCGATGACCCCCGAGAGACGGCAAGGAACGCCCGACGCGCCCGCGACTTGGCCCGGCTCAACTACCCCCCGGTGCGAGTGCTCAGCCCGTACCAGATACTCAAGGCCATGTACCGCCTAAAGGGCTACGAGGCCCAGCTGAGCGACTACCACGGTGCTGTGTTCATCTTTGATGAGATACACGCCTACGAGCCCGCCCGGTTGGCCATGATTCTCGAGACGGTGGCCTACCTGCGGGAGAACTACGGCGCCAGCTTCTTCGTCATGAGCGCCACTCTGCCCACCCTCGTCCGGGAGCGGCTGAAGAAGGCACTGGACGCCCCCACCGAGATCGTTGCCGACGCGGCCGCATACGAGCGCTTCCGGCGTCACCGCCTTCACCTGCTGGATGGGGAGGTGCTTACAGCTGGCAACCTGCAGCGGATCGCGGCCGACGCCCGGGCCGGCAAGTCGGTACTGGTGGTCTGCAACGTGGTCCGCCGGGCCCAGGAGGTCTACGGCCTCTTGCGCAGGCTCCTCACGCACGAGGGGTCGCACGTGGAGCTGCTGCACGGGCGGTTTCACCTCAAGGACCGACTGGCCAAGGAGGCGTTGGTTCGGGAGAGCGCCGGCCTGGCTAGCACCAGCAGGCGGCCAGTAGTGCTGGTGGCCACCCAGGTAGTCGAGGTCAGCCTCGATGTTGATTTCGATACCGTCTACTCGGACCCCGCGCCTCTGGAAGCTCTGGTTCAGCGCCTCGGCCGGGTGAACCGCAGGGGAAGGCACGGCGACCTGGCGCCGGTGCACATCTTCCGCGAGCCTGCCGACGGTCAAGGCATCTACTCCGAAGAGCTGGTGGGCAGCGGCCTGCGGGTTCTGGAGAAGGTCAACGGCCGGGAGGTGGATGAAAGTGCGGTCGGCGACTGGCTTGATGAAGCATACGCTGGCGCGGCGGCAGTCGCCTGGGAGGAGGAGTACGAGCACTCGGCCGGCGAGTTCTCCGCTACCTGCGTGACCGCCATGCGCCCCTTCGATGCCGACCCGGCTCTGGAGGATCTCTTCTACCGGGCCTTCGACAGCATCGAGGTGCTTCCTGCCGACCTGCACGACGACTTCTTCTCCCTTCAGGACTCGGAGCCTATCAGGGCCAACGAGCTGCTGGTGCCCATCTCCTGGCGGCGCTATTGCGCCTTGCGCGGGTTATCCCTGGCAACCCCTCGCGATGGCGACACTCCACCTGTGGTGCACGTTCCCTACAACTCTGAGCTCGGCCTGCTATTCGAGGGATCGGGTAGCTCGAGTGAGGACGATCCGGGCGATTGCTGACCTGAGTAGGCTACTTGCTGTACGTGAGGCATGCCCCATGCTCACCACCCACCAACTCCACATCACCTGCCGAGCCCTCACCCCCATCCACTTCAACCAGCACAAGGGCTCCGCCATCCGCGGGGCCCTCTTCGCCGCCATCCGCGGCTACGACCACCCCCACGCCCAGTGGTCCGGCTTCTGCGCCAACAAGGCCGCCCCCCACTGCTCCCAGTGCCCCGTCAGCACCGTCTGCCCCGTCATGCGCCTCGTCTCCACCCTCGACGAGCGCGGCACCTTCGGCCGAGACGCCCCCCGACCCTACGTCATCAACCCACCCCTCGGGCCCAAGGCCGACTACCTCCCCGACGAGGAACTCGCCTTCGACCTCCTCCTCGTGGGCGAGGCGGGCCAGCTCTTCCCCTACGTCGTCCTGGCCCTGGACCGGCTCGCCCACGAGGGTCTGGGCCAAAGGCGCGAGGATAGCGACGGACACTGGCGCCGCGGCACCGCCCAGGTGATCCGCATAGACGCCGTCCACCCCCTCCGAGGCCACACCGCCCCCGTCCTGCGCGAGGGGGACAAGGTGGTGCAGGTGCCCTCCCTCCCCGTCACCCACGAGGACGTCGAGCAGGCGGCGGCGCATCTGCCCACCATGGGGCCCCTCACCCTCCAGCTCCTCACCCCCCTCCGGCTGGTGGACCGGGGCCGGCTGGTGAAAGAGCCCCAGTTCCGGCCCCTCATCCAGCGGCTGCTGGAGCGGTTCAAGAGCCTGGCCGAGAACTTCGGCGGCGGCCCGGTCCCCTACGACATCGGCGACCTGCGCGATCGGGCCCGGGCAGTGCGCCTGGTCGAGGACAGGACCCGTTGGGTGGACCTGCGGGGGTACAGCGGTCGGCTGGGCCGGGGCCAGGAGATCGGCGGGCTGGTGGGCCGGGTAACCTACGAGGCCGACGACTGGGAGCCCTTCACCCCCTGGCTAGTGTGGGGGACGCTGCTGCACGCGGGGAAGAACGCGGTCAAGGGGGATGGGTGGTTTGCGGTGCGGAGGGCGTGGTGAGTGGGGAGTGGGGAGTGGGGAGTGGTTAGCTGGAGTGCTCCCTCGGGCGTCCAAGTTTCGGGTCTCTGTAGCTCGGTGCCCGGGCCAGTTCGCGGCGCCGAGCTAGGATGAGAAGGATACATGACAGGGAAGCGACAGAGCGCCGGGCGAGAAGCTCTAGAAGCGGCCACCTGTAACCCACACCCCGGCCGCAGGCCCTCAGCGGGCGCCTTTGGCCATCCGCGGCCCGGAGCCCGACTCGCCCCCCAGCGCCTCTGGCGCAATGGAGGTGAACGTG harbors:
- the cas7i gene encoding type I-B CRISPR-associated protein Cas7/Cst2/DevR; protein product: MAFVTGLMLIDAPASALNNLGSIPGARTDNTVGVKMIRAGDGAYPYVSAQAFRYWLRRTLESAHLGWQAAPVYREEKVAYTDANPIKWWDDDLFGYMRAPSKRASAREKREADTSRADETPTTETVTRVSPFRVSTLVSIAPVSITEDFGTMSRQEGDPVPHEHQFYRTTLKGLYSLDLRACGTFSYADRTGYLNLDEERLRQAQEAGLERLDSVKCYRLPRKERLRRVVALFEGLAHLEGGAKQTLHYTDVAPALVVMAVTKGGNHVFGHVIGANSRRLPELKLDALREALTVFADDILSDVYVGWVKGYLDDERAKLEAFAQTPEGSRIQISHPREAYQALISDLKGNPHWLD
- the cas5 gene encoding CRISPR-associated protein Cas5 produces the protein MRVLKVVAEGLTTSFRYPLFMLQVHPTFLMPPPATIYGHISSALGEWFDPEGVRFAYHFHHDGTVRDIEHVIVLSASTGKLKGTDYPKVLEGNVNPFERDMFFRPRLTLYVNRPEWESAFRSPRYAVALGRSQDLFTYTSIEVVELEQAECAYFENTILPHEMAIEVQRGLAVLMPRFLDYAHNRRPHFQQYLVVTDRVRLPNEEGRRFAQEQQRLYWVDPASEEDDGAHLGLAFHGFLEEAHAT
- the cas3 gene encoding CRISPR-associated helicase Cas3'; its protein translation is MPPEAWPSWLDHVWAKSPPRGGTQGETLAQHTWETLERLADFARLRPGLPGSLGLECLWRVLFWGAFLHDFGKVAAKFQEVLRNQGRWEHRHEVLSLAFLDWVVLGFSQSEQPWLVAAVASHHKDASELAELYDPPEDPEEDQLLAAVADLPDEDVRGLWRWLQSCSQRWVNDLGFDRLGVSCPPMYGDASQALALVRQSGVQRVHHWLRVYQRFVRQLRQGAAAREVTAALALRGHIINADHSASAHAGPLPRPRFDADRVLASRGLTWANLDAHQVASSETPGSAVLIAPTGSGKTEAGLLWAAAQGKSDGSPSRLFYTLPYQASMNAMKLRLDSTFGPADVGLQHGRSLLSLYRMLLEEGDDPRETARNARRARDLARLNYPPVRVLSPYQILKAMYRLKGYEAQLSDYHGAVFIFDEIHAYEPARLAMILETVAYLRENYGASFFVMSATLPTLVRERLKKALDAPTEIVADAAAYERFRRHRLHLLDGEVLTAGNLQRIAADARAGKSVLVVCNVVRRAQEVYGLLRRLLTHEGSHVELLHGRFHLKDRLAKEALVRESAGLASTSRRPVVLVATQVVEVSLDVDFDTVYSDPAPLEALVQRLGRVNRRGRHGDLAPVHIFREPADGQGIYSEELVGSGLRVLEKVNGREVDESAVGDWLDEAYAGAAAVAWEEEYEHSAGEFSATCVTAMRPFDADPALEDLFYRAFDSIEVLPADLHDDFFSLQDSEPIRANELLVPISWRRYCALRGLSLATPRDGDTPPVVHVPYNSELGLLFEGSGSSSEDDPGDC
- the cas6 gene encoding CRISPR system precrRNA processing endoribonuclease RAMP protein Cas6, whose product is MLTTHQLHITCRALTPIHFNQHKGSAIRGALFAAIRGYDHPHAQWSGFCANKAAPHCSQCPVSTVCPVMRLVSTLDERGTFGRDAPRPYVINPPLGPKADYLPDEELAFDLLLVGEAGQLFPYVVLALDRLAHEGLGQRREDSDGHWRRGTAQVIRIDAVHPLRGHTAPVLREGDKVVQVPSLPVTHEDVEQAAAHLPTMGPLTLQLLTPLRLVDRGRLVKEPQFRPLIQRLLERFKSLAENFGGGPVPYDIGDLRDRARAVRLVEDRTRWVDLRGYSGRLGRGQEIGGLVGRVTYEADDWEPFTPWLVWGTLLHAGKNAVKGDGWFAVRRAW